A stretch of DNA from Syngnathus acus chromosome 1, fSynAcu1.2, whole genome shotgun sequence:
aaacaatctccttagacatgtctttctaacattttctaaatttcttgtaattttgcatttttatttttgtagaatAAATATGCAGGATGATACTACATTAGCAAACCTTCCATGCTAATGGTGAGTAGAAGACAATTAccaacaaaagcaaagatcTGGTAGCCATAATGAAAACTACTCTAATGTAATACAAAACATGAGTGCAAAATTGAGCATATTTAATTTATCAGATCATATTAGTTAGCGCAGTGGCATAAAGGTGTTGAGGTTAGTATAAAATACCAGTAAGGAAAAAGTactgatgaaaataaagttgatttttttacattgactTTTTATCTTGAGCTACTTCGTATTTTGCTATTCACAATTCCAACTTGAATTATGATAACTTAACTATGGCTGACTTTTATGGTTTTCTTCAAGTGATGGTAGTTGGGCAAAATCTTCATTAAGAAATCGAGCTGAAGTGTTTGAGGCTGTAACACAATAGAGAAGAAATATTTATGCAGAAGGATgatttttctgttgttttaaCAATTTACCAACACTTACCTGTGGTCTCTCAGTCTGCACCCGCCTCATACATCCAGAACCATAAATGACCGTGTTCTCGGGTATGACCTCACAGGTGTTCACCTGGCAGAAGGCCCCGATGATGCAGCCACTAGTTAGGATGACGTTCCTACCTACATCAGCTAGACAACATAGCACAAGACACGGAGTAATTATTGCAAACTGGAATGAAAACAACATTGCAAATTGCAATCGGTGGAAGTAAAACTCACCTTTTGATTCTATTACATTGTTGTCTCCAATTTTAAGGGCTTGTGACACTAAGAAATCAGTTGAGGAAAATGTGGACTATTTGGACAGGTGAAAAAcgacaaatgtaaaaaaaaaaaaaacattcagcgAGGTAATGATAGCAAATAAAAGGATACAGCAGCCAACTTCAAATACATTGTTGATACCAATGGTCATCGTCTTTGGTTCCACTTCAACATCTGGTGTGATGTTTTCTGGGTAACTATTATAATAGAAACAAACATAACATTTTACTCCAAGCAACATTGCGGCCAAACACTTCACAATGATTCATAATTTTTGACGTTTGCAATCAAATTGGTGTATTCATCCATTCTATAAGTCCTGGAAGAAAACAATGCATGGACtgaagacattaaaaaaaacttttgggTAAATGATCTGTATTGAGTAGATAAAAAGTGATTGTAAACACAATTTTTGACATCAGTTGTCACTGACATCCATTGTCACCTGTTAATAATGACAGCTTGTTCCTCGATCAGGTTGCCTTCTCCAATTACAATGGGCCCTGCTTCTGCAATAATTCGTGCTTTTGGGTGGACCACTGTCCTTGGGCCTGAGTGGAAGCAAAATATGCAGTTGCTACATTGTTGACAACCGTGAAGTTGTGCTTGTAAGCTATTGAAAGCGAGGCATCCTACCTATAGTGACATCCCCCTTAATTTCACTTTCAACACACACCACAGCTCCTGCTGCAATCTTGacgctggggaaaaaaaagaacacattgCAGATCCTGTCAATCTGGCTAATATCTTAGCACTGCAATTAAGCTAGTACCCGCCCAACACAGCGTTCACTTTACGTCAACAATGATATGAATTTATCTTTTGGTCAGTCCCGAGCACTAAATAAGCAATCCGATCGTCTTTTAGAGATGCGTGTTCATACTACCTTTTCTGAGCGTTTTGTTTATCCGCCATTGTAATGGATGGAATCAGAAGGGAGTCGCCTTGCTCGATACTCGACTATAAAACAGCACTCGATAATCGACTTGACGTCCTTACCGTTGAAGTTAATGGGCATGCGCAAATTCTTTTGGTTCGAGGCACGGAACAGATCCCGATCACGCCTCTtgtattgttgttattttcaaaCGCAAACTCCAGTCttcatgtttatttgaaattacTTATACGGATAACTACATTTATATATGAACATAACATGGTCACAAAAGCAATACGATGTCAATGTTTTCTCTATTATCTACCAACAGTGTTGTCTTAATAATCTAATTTACCAAAACCAACGTGCGTCaatatacaataaaaatgaaagtttGTTGGCGTTGCCAATGTACTTTGACCCTTCTCGCTTC
This window harbors:
- the dctn6 gene encoding dynactin subunit 6, with the translated sequence MADKQNAQKSVKIAAGAVVCVESEIKGDVTIGPRTVVHPKARIIAEAGPIVIGEGNLIEEQAVIINSYPENITPDVEVEPKTMTIGINNVFEVGCLSQALKIGDNNVIESKADVGRNVILTSGCIIGAFCQVNTCEVIPENTVIYGSGCMRRVQTERPQPQTLQLDFLMKILPNYHHLKKTIKVSHS